One genomic segment of Cervus canadensis isolate Bull #8, Minnesota chromosome 14, ASM1932006v1, whole genome shotgun sequence includes these proteins:
- the LOC122453372 gene encoding 14-3-3 protein zeta/delta-like → MDKNELVQKAKLAEQAERYDDMAACMKSVTEQGAELSNEERNLLSVAYKNVVGARRSSWKVVSSIEQKTEGAEKKQQMAREYREKIETELRDICNDVLSLLEKFLIPNASQAESKVFYLKMKGDYYRYLAEVVAGDNKQTTVSNSQQAYQEAFEISKKETQPTHPIRLGLALNFSVFYYEILNSPEKACSLAKTAFDEAIAELDTLNEESYKDSTLIMQLLRDNLTLWMSENQGDEGDAGEGEN, encoded by the exons ATGGATAAAAACGAGCTGGTACAGAAGGCCAAACTGGCTGAGCAGGCTGAGCGATATGATGACATGGCAGCCTGCATGAAGTCTGTAACTGAGCAAGGAGCTGAATTATCCAATGAGGAGAGGAATCTTCTCTCAGTTGCTTATAAAAATGTTGTAGGAGCCCGTAGGTCATCTTGGAAGGTCGTCTCCAGTATTGAGCAAAAGACGGAAGGTGCTGAGAAAAAACAGCAGATGGCTCGAGAATACAGAGAGAAAATAGAGACCGAGCTAAGAGATATCTGCAATGATGTACTGTCTCTTTTGGAAAAGTTCTTGATCCCCAATGCTTCACAAGCAGAGAGCAAAGTCTTCTacttgaaaatgaaaggagacTACTACCGCTACTTGGCTGAGGTTGTGGCTGGTGAT aataaacaaaccactgTGTCGAACTCCCAGCAGGCTTACCAAGAAGCATTTGAAATTAGTAAGAAAGAAACGCAGCCTACACACCCCATTCGACTGGGCCTGGCACTTAATTTCTCCGTCTTTTATTATGAGATTCTAAACTCTCCTGAAAAGGCTTGCAGCCTGGCAAAAACAGCGTTTGATGAGGCGATTGCTGAGTTGGACACGCTGAACGAAGAGTCCTACAAAGACAGCACCCTGATCATGCAGCTGCTGAGGGACAATCTCACTCTGTGGATGTCAGAAAACCAGGGAGACGAAGGAGatgctggggagggagagaacTAA
- the LOC122453373 gene encoding 14-3-3 protein beta/alpha-like — translation MTMDKSELVQKAKLAEQAERYNDMAAAMKAVTEQGHELSNEERNLLSVAYKNVVGARRSSWRVISSIEQKTEQNEKKQQMGKEYREKIEVELQDICNDVLELLDKYLIPNATQPESKVFYLKMKGNYFRYLSEVASGDNKQTTGQSGCSL, via the coding sequence ATGACCATGGATAAAAGTGAACTGGTACAGAAAGCCAAGCTCGCCGAGCAGGCCGAGCGCTATAATGACATGGCTGCGGCCATGAAGGCGGTCACGGAGCAGGGGCATGAGCTTTCCAATGAGGAGAGAAACCTGCTGTCGGTCGCCTACAAGAATGTGGTCGGTGCCCGCCGTTCGTCCTGGCGTGTCATCTCCAGCATCGAACAGAAAACTGAGCAGAACGAGAAGAAGCAGCAGATGGGCAAAGAGTACCGCGAGAAGATCGAGGTCGAGCTGCAGGACATCTGCAACGACGTGCTGGAGCTGTTGGATAAATACCTTATTCCCAATGCTACACAGCCAGAAAGTAAGGTGTTCTACTTGAAAATGAAAGGCAATTATTTTAGATATCTTTCTGAGGTGGCATCTGGAGACAATAAACAAACCACTGGGCAGAGCGGCTGTAGCCTGTGA